Proteins from a genomic interval of Nitrospirota bacterium:
- a CDS encoding phage tail tube protein codes for MATQAISGYGTLLKRGDGGAPETFTTVGEVRSISGPSMETDEADVTTHSSAAAGAFKEYILTLIDAGSVEFETNYVPSDPTHIGLRQDFLARTKRNWQIVLPGAIQTISFAGYVKSAPFEFPTDDAITQKISIRCTGAPTFS; via the coding sequence ATGGCCACGCAAGCAATTTCAGGATACGGCACCCTACTCAAGCGCGGAGACGGTGGCGCCCCGGAGACGTTCACGACGGTGGGCGAAGTCCGCTCCATCAGCGGTCCCTCCATGGAGACCGACGAGGCCGATGTCACCACGCACAGCTCGGCCGCTGCCGGCGCGTTCAAGGAATACATCTTGACCCTCATCGACGCCGGGTCGGTGGAGTTTGAAACGAACTATGTGCCCAGCGATCCGACCCATATCGGACTGCGGCAAGACTTCCTCGCGCGCACCAAGCGCAACTGGCAGATCGTGCTGCCTGGCGCGATTCAGACCATCAGTTTTGCGGGCTACGTGAAGTCCGCGCCGTTCGAATTTCCGACGGACGATGCGATCACGCAGAAGATCAGCATTCGCTGCACCGGTGCGCCGACGTTCAGCTAA
- a CDS encoding phage major capsid protein codes for MSFEKIKALREQRAKLVADAQAILKHEKMSKEDEAKFDTMMADSDAIKAELDRHERASSAEQDLSRRIEQRAGREHVSPDQAEDDTKKNNAAYLNYVRFGIAGLSDDDRARMSARYVGDPRMGGGLNIRAAQGVGTGAGGGYSVPDEAMRPIVEAMKAFGGMRAVSTVVPTTSGADLPIPTDNDTAVAGEIINENTVHNDGDITFGQVVLQSFLYSSKIVKVSRQLLQDSSVDLNVYIGRKLGQRIGRIQNTHFTTGDGSAKPRGVVTASTLGKTAAGAAAITYDEMVDLLHSVDPSYQDGGRYMLNFTTLGLVRKLKDSSNMPVWAPMANGMPDTILGRPYIINQDMPAATTGLKSVLFGDFSNYHIRDAGNVILLRLEERYADALQVGFLAFLRSDGDLVDAGTNPVKHLIQA; via the coding sequence ATGTCGTTCGAGAAAATCAAAGCCCTTCGGGAACAGCGCGCCAAACTCGTCGCCGATGCGCAGGCGATTCTCAAGCACGAGAAGATGAGCAAGGAGGACGAGGCCAAGTTCGATACCATGATGGCCGATTCTGACGCCATCAAGGCGGAGTTGGACCGGCACGAACGGGCATCGAGCGCCGAGCAGGACCTCAGCCGCCGCATCGAACAACGAGCCGGACGAGAGCATGTCTCGCCGGACCAGGCCGAGGACGACACGAAAAAGAACAATGCCGCGTACTTGAACTATGTGCGCTTCGGCATTGCCGGGCTGAGCGACGACGATCGCGCCCGCATGTCCGCTCGCTATGTGGGCGATCCGCGCATGGGCGGTGGACTGAACATTCGTGCGGCCCAGGGAGTGGGGACCGGTGCAGGCGGAGGCTACTCGGTACCCGACGAAGCGATGCGCCCCATCGTGGAAGCCATGAAGGCGTTCGGCGGGATGCGCGCCGTGTCGACCGTTGTGCCCACGACCAGCGGTGCCGATCTTCCGATCCCCACGGATAACGACACGGCCGTCGCCGGCGAGATCATTAACGAAAACACGGTGCACAACGATGGGGATATCACCTTCGGCCAGGTGGTCCTGCAGAGCTTCCTCTACAGCTCCAAAATCGTCAAGGTCTCGCGGCAATTGCTGCAAGACAGCTCCGTCGATCTGAACGTCTACATCGGCCGCAAGCTCGGCCAGCGCATCGGGCGTATTCAGAATACGCACTTCACCACGGGTGACGGGTCTGCGAAGCCGCGTGGCGTCGTCACCGCCTCGACCCTTGGCAAGACCGCAGCCGGAGCCGCCGCGATCACCTACGACGAAATGGTCGATCTCCTGCACAGCGTCGATCCGTCCTACCAGGACGGCGGGCGCTACATGCTGAACTTCACCACACTCGGTCTCGTGCGTAAGCTCAAAGACTCATCCAATATGCCCGTATGGGCTCCGATGGCGAACGGGATGCCGGACACGATCCTGGGACGTCCCTACATCATCAACCAAGACATGCCAGCGGCCACGACCGGCCTCAAGAGCGTGCTCTTTGGAGATTTCTCGAACTATCACATTCGCGATGCAGGGAACGTGATCCTGCTTCGCCTGGAAGAGCGCTACGCCGACGCCCTGCAGGTTGGGTTCTTGGCCTTCTTGCGGTCGGACGGTGATCTGGTGGATGCGGGGACCAACCCGGTCAAGCATCTAATCCAGGCCTAA
- a CDS encoding P27 family phage terminase small subunit, translating to MKGRKPKDVEMKLLSGNPGKRPTSPGLPSGSAAPFTASELEKPDYLDEYASQEWDRLVSTLSKILSPASAGMVLVACDAYSEMRTAMDVLKDGKLTYETVSAKGPSMTRERPEIGIKNRARTAYQRALSELGASPVGHTRVKQLPNEKQTELPGIARLMA from the coding sequence ATGAAGGGTCGAAAGCCTAAAGATGTCGAGATGAAACTGCTCAGTGGCAACCCCGGCAAGCGACCGACTTCGCCCGGATTGCCATCAGGGTCCGCGGCGCCGTTCACTGCGTCGGAGCTAGAGAAGCCCGATTATCTCGACGAATACGCATCGCAAGAATGGGATCGACTCGTCTCGACGCTTTCAAAGATTCTATCGCCTGCGTCGGCCGGCATGGTGCTGGTGGCCTGTGACGCCTATAGCGAGATGCGCACCGCGATGGACGTATTGAAGGACGGCAAACTGACTTATGAGACCGTGAGTGCAAAAGGTCCATCGATGACTCGCGAGCGGCCAGAGATCGGCATTAAGAACCGGGCCCGCACAGCCTATCAGCGCGCTCTGAGCGAGTTAGGCGCCTCTCCGGTCGGGCATACGCGAGTTAAGCAACTTCCTAATGAGAAACAGACGGAACTGCCAGGGATTGCCCGGTTGATGGCGTAG
- a CDS encoding YkgJ family cysteine cluster protein, with amino-acid sequence MTDEHRAAWEPESGWIRQGECNQCGDCCRQATNLITVGVPIADEAYGRVRYGEPTGRIEQLGGIPVFQIRGPVLMPCPKLDGDRCSINDTKPDYCRDKPSLPEDIDGLPRCSYWFVHRETGEVKGHAQST; translated from the coding sequence ATGACCGACGAACATCGAGCAGCGTGGGAGCCGGAGTCTGGCTGGATCCGGCAGGGCGAGTGCAACCAGTGCGGGGATTGCTGCCGGCAGGCGACGAATCTCATCACCGTGGGCGTGCCGATCGCCGACGAGGCCTATGGCCGGGTGCGCTATGGCGAGCCGACTGGGCGCATTGAGCAGCTCGGAGGAATTCCCGTGTTTCAGATTCGCGGGCCGGTGTTGATGCCCTGTCCGAAGCTGGATGGCGATCGCTGCTCGATCAACGACACGAAGCCGGACTATTGCCGTGACAAGCCGTCTCTGCCGGAGGATATCGACGGCCTGCCGCGCTGCAGCTATTGGTTCGTACATCGCGAGACGGGGGAGGTCAAGGGCCATGCGCAGAGCACGTGA
- a CDS encoding Clp protease ClpP: MLKSLQARAIHDTARSWFSIQNKVASDQADVLIYDYIGWGGVTAADFAKELQALTVKTINVRINTPGGDVFDGLAIFNSLKSHGATINVQIDGIAASIGSIIAMAGQTVTMGESAFLMIHNPWALVIGNAADMREMALTLDKIGGSLAGIYATRQGVTKDQAQAWMDAETWFTAEEAKAAGLADAVAGTTTNAQSRSAFDLSGYAKVPQALTETPAETQPDAENTRRAALMRRRLALVERNEPSQ, from the coding sequence ATGCTGAAATCATTACAGGCTCGCGCCATCCACGACACAGCCCGCTCCTGGTTTTCTATTCAGAACAAGGTCGCGTCCGATCAAGCCGACGTGCTGATCTATGACTACATCGGGTGGGGCGGCGTGACGGCTGCTGATTTCGCCAAAGAACTCCAAGCGCTTACCGTCAAGACGATCAACGTCCGGATCAATACCCCAGGTGGCGACGTGTTCGACGGTCTCGCTATTTTCAACAGCCTGAAGAGTCACGGGGCCACCATCAACGTACAGATCGACGGCATCGCGGCCAGCATCGGCAGCATCATTGCCATGGCTGGCCAGACCGTCACGATGGGCGAGTCGGCTTTCCTGATGATTCATAACCCTTGGGCGCTCGTGATCGGCAATGCTGCCGATATGCGCGAGATGGCCCTGACGCTCGACAAGATCGGCGGGAGCTTAGCCGGGATTTACGCCACGCGCCAGGGCGTCACGAAAGATCAAGCGCAGGCCTGGATGGATGCCGAAACCTGGTTTACCGCTGAGGAAGCCAAGGCGGCAGGATTAGCCGATGCCGTAGCTGGCACCACGACCAACGCGCAGTCTCGCAGCGCATTCGATCTCTCCGGCTATGCCAAGGTCCCGCAGGCGTTGACGGAGACACCAGCAGAGACCCAACCCGATGCCGAGAACACGCGCCGCGCCGCGCTCATGCGCCGACGATTGGCGCTCGTGGAGCGGAACGAGCCGTCACAGTAA
- a CDS encoding phage portal protein: MNWKFWERSNAVSNASPENPSTTLSNPASWLVDLFGGTTDAGVQVSEQSSMRTSAVYGCVMLIAKTIGSLPLKVYRRKANGDSVEVPDTLPYYLLHDEPNPAMTSCAWREFLTANVLLGGNSYAAIGRNHANQVMDLFPIHHTMVKPKRVDGRNKYAVDVGNGQTETIDQSDMIHVPGLGFDGVKGLSVITAAARQAVGLALATEQHGSKLFSNGARLGVVLKHPKTLSKDAQTRLKAQFDQQQGGLSNAFKSMVLEEGLDVTNISMTSEDAQFLETRRFQVEDIARFFGVPPHMIGHTDKQTSWGTGVEQNTLGFLIFTLLPWLTRFEQEFNRKLFPRSPFYAQFKVQGLMRGDSGARSAYYASGHQNGWLTTNEIRKAEDLSPVPGGDTLFVQTNLAPMQQLINTPASPSQTRNALDEQTDAAAWDAVAPKLTWSDRC; the protein is encoded by the coding sequence ATGAACTGGAAGTTCTGGGAACGATCCAACGCCGTCTCGAACGCCTCGCCTGAAAACCCGAGCACGACCCTGAGCAATCCGGCGTCGTGGCTCGTCGACCTGTTCGGCGGCACCACCGATGCCGGCGTGCAAGTCAGTGAGCAGAGCAGCATGCGGACCAGCGCGGTCTATGGCTGCGTGATGCTGATCGCGAAAACCATCGGGTCTCTCCCCTTGAAAGTCTATCGCCGGAAAGCCAACGGCGATTCCGTGGAAGTCCCCGACACGCTGCCCTACTACCTCCTGCACGATGAGCCGAATCCCGCCATGACCTCCTGCGCCTGGCGCGAATTCCTCACGGCGAACGTGCTGCTGGGAGGAAATTCCTATGCCGCCATCGGGCGGAATCACGCCAATCAAGTCATGGATCTATTTCCGATTCATCACACGATGGTCAAGCCCAAGCGAGTTGACGGTCGGAATAAATATGCTGTCGATGTGGGTAACGGACAGACCGAAACGATCGATCAGTCCGATATGATCCACGTGCCAGGGCTCGGATTCGACGGCGTCAAGGGCCTGTCGGTCATCACGGCGGCCGCTCGTCAAGCGGTCGGTCTTGCGCTCGCCACTGAACAGCACGGCTCGAAATTGTTTTCGAATGGCGCGCGGCTCGGCGTGGTGCTGAAGCACCCCAAGACGCTCAGCAAAGATGCGCAGACGCGCCTGAAGGCACAGTTCGATCAGCAGCAGGGCGGGCTCTCGAACGCCTTCAAGTCGATGGTGCTCGAAGAGGGCCTCGACGTGACGAATATCAGCATGACCAGCGAAGACGCGCAATTTCTGGAGACGCGCCGATTCCAAGTGGAGGACATCGCCAGATTCTTCGGCGTGCCACCCCACATGATCGGCCACACCGATAAGCAAACCAGTTGGGGAACCGGCGTCGAGCAGAACACGCTGGGCTTCCTCATCTTCACGTTGCTGCCCTGGCTCACGCGGTTTGAGCAGGAGTTCAATCGGAAATTGTTCCCGCGCTCGCCGTTCTACGCGCAGTTCAAGGTGCAGGGCCTCATGCGTGGCGACTCTGGCGCGCGATCCGCCTATTACGCCAGCGGCCACCAGAACGGCTGGCTCACCACGAACGAGATCCGGAAAGCTGAAGATCTGTCGCCTGTTCCGGGTGGTGACACGCTGTTCGTGCAAACCAATCTCGCACCCATGCAGCAGCTGATCAATACACCGGCTTCGCCAAGCCAGACGCGCAACGCGCTCGACGAACAGACCGATGCCGCAGCCTGGGACGCCGTCGCGCCGAAACTCACCTGGAGTGACCGATGCTGA
- a CDS encoding terminase large subunit, protein MTTITTETAVPRRRRKSTVPPPAPLSPIAQTVQRYMAGVLDGTIPAGELIRLAVQRQVDDLREGPGRGLRFDPAKAEEAVEFFFYLKHSKGEWAGQEFRLEPWQMFTIWVPFGWMNASGYRRFRTVYEEVPRKNGKSTKAAGVGLKLAFADGEDGAEVYSAATKHDQALIVWSEAMRMVRATPALSERIQVFKNNLSRLEKYQKYEPLGADEDTLDGLNVHGVVIDELHAHKTRGVFDLMETGTSARRQPMLFAITTAGTDQSAASICWEQHVYAEQVLRKIITDDTYFAFIASMDEGDDWQDERNWFKANPNLGVSKKLDYMQDQARKAKNMPAKLNSFLRLDLNKWTQQVSRWIDMLLWDANAGPPIDEEALRGRLCYGGLDLSSVSDLTAWVLMFPDPVVTDRITIVPRLWCPEARLHDETRNQYRDQYQAWSRDGWLLTTPGNAIDYDTIKAQILEDAQNFQLQEVAVDRLFQGYQLSMQLADEGLTVAACGMGFMSMAGPCKEFERRLLEKQLHHGGHPVLKWMANNVAVREDPAGNLKPDKASSQGKIDGIIGILLALDRAMRHTTTTSVYESRGLLTLGGSSNGDTPDTEGRTNV, encoded by the coding sequence GTGACCACCATCACCACCGAGACTGCTGTGCCGCGCAGGCGCCGTAAGAGCACTGTGCCACCACCTGCGCCGTTGTCGCCGATTGCGCAGACGGTGCAGCGGTATATGGCTGGCGTGCTAGATGGGACCATCCCGGCAGGGGAACTGATTCGCCTGGCGGTGCAGCGGCAGGTCGACGATCTGCGCGAGGGCCCTGGCCGCGGCCTGCGGTTCGATCCGGCGAAGGCCGAAGAGGCGGTCGAGTTCTTTTTCTACCTCAAGCACAGCAAGGGCGAATGGGCCGGTCAGGAATTCAGGCTGGAGCCCTGGCAGATGTTCACCATCTGGGTACCGTTTGGCTGGATGAACGCCTCCGGGTACCGCCGCTTCCGTACGGTCTACGAAGAGGTCCCCCGGAAGAACGGAAAATCGACGAAGGCCGCCGGCGTCGGGCTCAAGCTTGCCTTTGCCGACGGAGAGGACGGGGCCGAAGTTTATTCTGCCGCGACCAAGCACGATCAGGCGCTGATCGTCTGGAGCGAGGCGATGCGCATGGTCCGGGCCACGCCGGCGCTGTCCGAGCGCATCCAAGTGTTTAAGAACAACCTCAGCCGGCTGGAGAAGTACCAGAAATATGAACCGCTCGGCGCCGACGAAGACACCCTCGACGGCTTGAACGTGCATGGGGTCGTCATCGACGAGCTGCACGCGCACAAGACGCGGGGCGTCTTCGATCTAATGGAGACCGGCACGAGTGCCCGCCGGCAGCCGATGTTGTTTGCCATCACCACCGCCGGGACCGATCAGTCGGCGGCCAGCATCTGCTGGGAGCAACACGTCTACGCAGAGCAGGTGCTGAGGAAGATCATCACCGACGATACCTATTTCGCCTTCATCGCGTCGATGGACGAGGGCGACGATTGGCAGGACGAGCGGAACTGGTTCAAAGCCAACCCGAACCTGGGCGTGAGCAAGAAGCTCGATTACATGCAGGACCAGGCCCGCAAGGCCAAGAACATGCCGGCGAAGCTCAACAGCTTTCTCCGGCTCGATCTCAACAAGTGGACCCAGCAAGTCAGTCGCTGGATCGACATGCTGCTCTGGGACGCCAACGCGGGTCCACCCATCGATGAGGAGGCGCTGCGCGGGAGACTCTGTTATGGCGGGCTCGACCTCTCCAGCGTCTCGGATCTCACCGCCTGGGTGCTGATGTTTCCAGACCCTGTGGTGACTGACCGCATCACGATCGTGCCACGGTTGTGGTGTCCGGAGGCGCGACTGCACGACGAAACGCGCAACCAATACCGCGATCAATATCAGGCCTGGTCCCGCGATGGTTGGCTCCTGACCACGCCGGGCAACGCCATCGACTACGACACGATCAAAGCGCAGATCCTGGAGGACGCGCAGAATTTTCAGCTGCAGGAAGTCGCCGTCGACCGGCTGTTTCAGGGCTATCAGCTCTCCATGCAATTGGCCGACGAGGGCCTCACGGTCGCCGCCTGCGGCATGGGCTTCATGAGCATGGCCGGGCCCTGCAAGGAATTCGAGCGCCGTCTACTTGAAAAGCAGCTGCACCACGGCGGGCATCCGGTACTCAAGTGGATGGCGAACAACGTCGCCGTGCGCGAGGATCCCGCCGGCAACCTGAAGCCAGATAAGGCGAGCAGTCAAGGGAAGATCGACGGCATCATTGGCATTCTGCTCGCGCTCGATCGCGCCATGCGGCATACCACCACCACCTCGGTGTATGAGTCCCGAGGCCTGCTCACACTAGGAGGCTCATCCAATGGCGATACGCCGGACACGGAAGGCCGGACAAATGTATGA